The following coding sequences lie in one Lolium perenne isolate Kyuss_39 chromosome 2, Kyuss_2.0, whole genome shotgun sequence genomic window:
- the LOC127333286 gene encoding glucose-6-phosphate/phosphate translocator 2, chloroplastic, translating into MLAAAASVRLSPASTTKLTFKPIHLPPLPNAGHRPLSLSARPLYRQLPFLAASRDDRAASLAPPAATADGARPVETAAAPETARSAKIGVYFATWWALNVIFNIYNKKVLNAFPYPWLTSTLSLAAGSAIMLASWATRIAEAPQTDIDFWKALSPVAIAHTIGHVAATVSMAKVAVSFTHIIKSGEPAFSVLVSRFFLGEHFPASVYFSLLPIIGGCALAAVTELNFNMTGFMGAMISNLAFVFRNIFSKKGMKGKSVSGMNYYACLSMLSLVILLPFAFAMEGPKVWAAGWQNAVAEIGPNFVWWVAAQSVFYHLYNQVSYMSLDEISPLTFSVGNTMKRISVIVASIIIFHTPVQPINALGAAIAILGTFIYSQAKQ; encoded by the exons atgctggccgccgccgcctccgtaaGGCTCTCCCCGGCGTCCACCACCAAGCTGACCTTCAAGCCCATCCACCTCCCTCCCCTCCCCAACGCCGGCCACCGCCCCCTCTCCCTCTCCGCGCGGCCCCTGTACCGCCAGTTGCCGTTCCTGGCGGCGTCCCGTGACGACCGGGCCGCGTCCTTGGCGCCCCCTGCCGCCACCGCGGACGGCGCACGGCCGGTGGAGACGGCTGCCGCGCCGGAGACCGCGAGGAGCGCCAAGATTGGGGTCTATTTCGCGACGTGGTGGGCGCTGAACGTGATCTTCAACATCTACAACAAGAAGGTGCTCAACGCGTTCCCGTACCCGTGGCTCACGTCCACGCTCTCGCTGGCCGCCGGCTCCGCCATCATGCTCGCGTCATGGGCCACCAGGATCGCCGAGGCGCCCCAGACGGACATCGATTTCTGGAAGGCCCTGTCTCCG GTGGCGATTGCGCACACAATCGGGCACGTGGCGGCGACGGTGAGCATGGCGAAGGTGGCCGTGTCCTTCACGCACATCATCAAGAGCGGGGAGCCGGCGTTCAGCGTGCTCGTCTCCAGGTTCTTCCTCGGCGAGCACTTCCCGGCGTCCGTCTACTTCTCCCTCCTTCCGATCATCGGTGGATGCGCTCTCGCCGCCGTTACCGAGCTCAACTTCAACATGACTG GATTCATGGGTGCAATGATCTCGAACCTGGCGTTCGTGTTCCGGAACATATTCTCCAAGAAGGGGATGAAGGGCAAGTCTGTTAGCGGGATGAACTACTACGCCTGCCTCTCCATGCTCTCCCTAGTGATCCTCCTCCCTTTCGCCTTCGCCATGGAGGGCCCCAAGGTGTGGGCTGCAGGTTGGCAGAATGCAGTCGCCGAGATTGGTCCCAACTTCGTCTG GTGGGTGGCTGCACAGAGCGTGTTCTACCACCTGTACAACCAGGTGTCCTACATGTCTCTTGACGAGATCTCGCCACTGACATTCAGCGTCGGCAACACAATGAAGCGTATCTCCGTCATTGTTGCCTCCATCATCATCTTTCACACGCCGGTGCAGCCCATCAACGCGCTTGGAGCGGCCATCGCCATCCTCGGAACCTTCATCTACTCCCAG GCAAAACAGTAA
- the LOC127333287 gene encoding large ribosomal subunit protein eL42z/eL42y, protein MVNVPKTRKTYCKNKECKKHTLHKVTQYKKGKDSLSAQGKRRYDRKQSGYGGQTKPVFHKKAKTTKKIVLKLQCQSCKHYSQRAIKRCKHFEIGGDKKGKGTSLF, encoded by the exons ATG GTGAACGTTCCGAAGACAAGGAAGACGTACTGCAAGAACAAGGAGTGCAAGAAGCACACCCTTCACAAAGTCACTCAATACAAGAAGGGAAAAGACAGCCTCTCTGCCCAGGGAAAGCGTCGTTATGACAGGAAGCAGTCAGGATATGGTGGTCAGACCAAGCCTGTTTTCCACAAGAAG GCAAAAACCACTAAGAAGATTGTGCTGAAGCTGCAGTGCCAGAGCTGCAAGCACTACTCCCAGCGCGCCATCAAG AGGTGCAAGCACTTTGAGATCGGTGGAGATAAGAAGGGCAAGGGGACATCTCTCTTCTAA